The Pyrus communis chromosome 5, drPyrComm1.1, whole genome shotgun sequence region GTGGAGCATCACAAACAATGCGTCATACATTTAATTTGGTAAAATGTTAGAAATTCGACAACACACGATGTGCGTGGAGCATCAGAAACAATGTGTTAAGTGTTTTAATATTTGATCACACGAAACACACATGAAGAATGAGTTAATTGaatgaatttcagaaattattATGTGTAAGATTCTACGAAAGTAATTCAACGCGTATTTTAAAATTGGTTATACCAAATGTGAGTTTGTCCTCAAGATTGTTTTATAATTTATCTAGGTATATttactatttttaattaatatattattagtAATAATTTTTGTTACTTGCGACATTATTAGTCTAAAcaagagaaaaggaagagggGAGGTCGCAGAGGTAGACCATATTCGCTAAGGCAATTCACCACTTATCAGaaataaatttcttttaaataatTAGTATATATGGCATATGTGAATTAATTCAGTTGACTAAAGTAGTATACTCATGCTCTTGTATTTAAGTTTAAATCATCTTTCTTtcaaaaaatttttttttgtcaaataatagattttgttaaattagatgttaaattaacCACAGATGAACTCAAACCCACGTCATCATGCAAGGACTCAACTCTTTTTCCACCACTATGGTAAATGATCACTTgctcaaaaaattattttaaagagatgtaatattattttttgttggcTAACTGGAGTAGATTAAAATGTAttaatatatctatatatatatatatatatgttttggtATGAACCAAAATATTTCTTTATCCCAATACCTCCTAAAAAGTTGGTATTTCTTTTCCACCTCCTATTTAAATTGTTTCAAGAGGGAAGGAGTGGAGTAAACCTCTCAGTgaattagcaataatgtaatttaaatttatttttaagaagAACCAAAGACATGGAAATTCTTTAAGAGGTGAACGGAGAGTAAAagaaatttcaattaattttttcgtACAGATTTATATTTCTTCGTACGTTAATCTGGTGTCTCCAAGTAACTTGACGGACGCAATTACATCAGCCCATATCATCACCCACGCCACGTGGCACCTGTGCAGCATCCCACATGAGTTACCTTTGCGATGTCTGTAAAGCGGCATAAAACTACGTACCTGTGACCCAAAAAAATCACCTCCATTTCTTCGCGGAGAAGTTTTCGGTGAGGCTAACGACGCTATATATTTACCGAAACGACGAACTGGATCGTACTTGGCACACCTACCCAATGACTATTCAGCTCTCCGATTTCGTTACAATCCAAACCCTAATCTAACCTAATTTCCAATTCCCGATTCCCAATTCTCCGTTCTTTCGATTCCTTTCTGTTTCGAAGCCCTAACGaaagattttcatttttttttttttgtgtgctgGATTTGATTAATTCATGGCCCGCGGCAAAGAGAATTCACTCGCTCCTGGGTTCCGATTCCACCCAACCGATGAAGAACTAGTCTGGTACTATCTGAAGCGTAAGGTCTCCGGCAAGAACTTCCGATTTGACCCCATATCGGTCGTCGATATCTACAAGACCGAGCCTTGGGACCTCCCTGGTCAAAAATCCTAACCTTTTCTTATGCTTTTCAATACATACATATGTATACATACGTGAATCATATCGTTGATTGCGGttatatttgtgttttatttttgttgggttttcGTTTTCTGGTTTATTAGGCAAGTCGAAGCTGAAGACTAGGGACTTGGAGTGGTACTTTTTCAGTTTTCTGGATAAGAAGTATGGAAATTCGTCGAGGACGAATCGGGCTACTGAAAAAGGGTACTGGAAGACTACGGGTAAGGATCGCCCCATTAAACATAATTCCCGGGATGTTGGGATGAAGAAGACGCTGGTTTTCCATAGCGGGCGAGCCCCCACCGGTGCAAGAACCAATTGGGTTATGCATGAGTATCGCCTTTCCAACGAGGAATTGGAAAAAGCTGGAATTCAACAGGTTAGATTTTTGTTGACGTTGCTATTGTTCTGTTGGCATTTTATGATGTTATGGAATTGGAATTGATTGTTGGGTTTGTCGTGGCGGATGGGTACAGAAGGATCCGTATGTGCTTTGTAGGATATTCCAGAAGAGTGGCACGGGACCGAAGAATGGGGAGAAGTACGGCGCCCCAGTTATGGAGGAGGAATGGGACGATGATGACGTGACTTGTGTACCTGGGGAAGAGGCGGCTGCTAATGTAGTGGCAGTCAGCGAAGAGCCAGATAATGAAGCAATGGATGTCAACAATGGGGCATATGTTGAAGCATTTGACCTTGATCAGGTTCTTTATTCATTCACCCTTTTCATTTCGTGTTTTGTAGGCGAATTCAAATTGTCTGAAATGGGGATGGGTAGATTTGGCCggaatttattgaatttaaagaTAACTCCCCCAGTTGTGGGAAACCCCTGGATGTGCTATGATAAATCAAAAGTAGATATTTTAACTGTGTCCAGCTATTGGAGCTTAAGTATGGCTGAGGGCTCCTAGTTGGTCGGGCAAATGATTTTAACTTGATCTGGCTATCCTGTACATGACTATGCTGAAAGGTCTCTGTTGTAGCTGTACATATATAAGTAACCCAATGTCAGCAAATGGACTTGTTATGCCCTTGCTTTAGGAGcttagtggtttttttttttcttcacaaagaAATGATTATAATGAGATGAAAGGAAACAACGAAGAGTATTTGTGTATGTTACTAATATGGGAGTATCTTATTTGAATTTATACATGGGTTCctgttaaaaatatttgaagctTTGTACTCCGGGATCACTTATTTAAATTTCACCACTTATTCAGAAGAATAACTAATACAGCCTCTATAGTTTCTCTAATAagatttttgttcttatttttgcTTATTATGCTGCTCTTCTTTTGTTCTGGATAACAGTGTGTTCAGAACAACTACCTCATTAGCTTTCcaatcttctttttcttatcaGAATTTTGGTTATCTTTTCTTTTAACTTATGAAAATGGTCTCCCCCTTAAGGTTGAAACTTGGCGAGACTTTATGTAAGTTTTGCCAGCTTTGCATtgtttcttaaaattttatttgcatTCTTAAATTTAGGGaactgttattggcactccaaaaatctcattttgcaccccgaactttctataattagaaagaaaaatacacttgtggggagtgtagaatgagatttttggagtgttaataatagTTCCCTAAATTTCTCTGGAGTGCAGTTTTCTGCCTTTTCTGTTACAAACAGTTTTTTCTCTGTTGAACTGGGCTTATGTATTTGTGAAACCATTTATTGCATTTTAAGTATGTATATCAGGAATTCTTTTACGTTTCAATTATTATTCAAAGAGCATCATCAAGGTGTGTAACTGTCTAACCTAGAATACTGAAACAAATAATGTTCACTCAGCAGAACTTTCCATCAAATGAACTAGAAATGCAGTATTACAAGTTAATGTTGCATTGATATCATTCATAATTGCCATACCTTAATGTGTTGGTAATTTTTTACAGTGTACAATTTTCTGAAAGTTGGCAGAATCTTGGTGTCCTTTTAAAATGGATCTGGATGATATTTCTTTGTGTCCTCTCTCTCTGATGCTCTGTCACCCTTTACCTCAACCCCGAATTGTTGCAATCTGACCTTGGGATTTGTTGATCTTTGATGCTACGTCTTCTAACCATTTAGATTCCCCTTGTATTGTAAGTTCAAACTACGCTGTAATTTTTGTATGTTCTTGTCACGTGATACCGTTAACTAGTTCTTAGATCTGATCTGCTAACGGGGACAAATTCAAATTAGGACCAGATTGTAGAATAAGACAATAGGTATTATTTGATGGATTTCGAAATATTCTTGGTCCTGGCCGGTGCCACGAGAAGCGTCTTCAAATTGAAGGAACTGAGATGATGCCGTAGTAGTGAGATTGAAAAGATCATTGTGTTCTAGAATAATGCATTATGCATGATATTCTGATGATTAATCTTCACATCTGAACCTTTATGTGACTGGAAATTAGAAATGGAAAACATCTGCATCCTTTTTCCATCTGGTCTAGGGCATCTTAATCATTTTAACTTGGAAAAACTAGTGTAGATAGAAAATTAAGGTTGGGACAGAGAGAGTTAAGGTGTGGTAGAGATAATATATTGGTGTGACTAAATTACTATATTCATACGTATTATTCAACTATTTAATTTAAAGAGGGCATAATTGACATTTATCCTCTTTGGTTGACAAGAGGGTTTTCATAAATAATAGTATGTAGACTGTTTAGGTATATAAAACACATATATGAGATGCCAGGGGCCTTCATTTTCCGTCAGTTTCTTCTAAAGTTTTTCACATGATTCAGCTAAGCCATGCTTGGGTACTGTACATTTATAAATACTTTCTTTTCCCAGAATCTTGACACAGGAATTCTGTCTGAAAGTGCACCACCTCCTTTGAACTTCTATCATGGGGAGACGAGCAACTACATTGAGCATTATGGGGACTTTGTTGAAGATGATACAAAGGCTGTGATGGGCACTGGGGAAACTTTGGAATACTGCGAACACCAGATGTTCTTTGGATACCCAGAGCATTATGAGACGGTTGGGAACCCAGTCAAAAATGAATATATAACCTCACAAAATCCCGAGGACTCGAAGTTTGTTGACTTGACAGAGCACTATGAGGCTGATGCAAAACCAGTCAAAGATGAATGCTTTCTTGAACCAAGCGATGGTGCAAATCCATCTGTCGTCAATTATTCACTTAATGAACCATATTTGGATGCTACTGAGAATAAGCCATTTGGTGATGGGCTGTTCCTTGAAACTAATGATCTTTCAAATCCAGTTGAGTCAACTGCAGGCTTTGACATGCTTGATGAGTACCTTACATACTTTGATGCCAATGATGACATCTCTCAGTATATTGATTTTGATTCTTGTGGCTATGTTCCTGACCAAGGTCCATCTGACCAGAAGGTACATTCTCAagtttcattttccttttgtaTTTCGGGATTTTAAGTAGCATCTTTCAATTAATAAACTGTTGTATATCAGCTTCTGAATGGTGAAACTGAGCTACAACCAATGGGAGGCGATCATCTTGTACAACCAGAGCCACAACCAATGGGAGGCGAACATCTTGTACAACCAGAGGATACTGATGATGCATCTTTGTCAAAGAAAATGCCCGAGTGCAAGTTTGAATCAGGTATAGTATCTTAATTTCAGCTATTAAATGCACTATCATACCCTTTTTGGTAACTTATCCTTTAGATTCTCTTAATGTGTACCTATCATTATAAGGAGTACCGGAGGTTTAGGTTTTTTACatgatatttaataatttttgtatTCCATCACTGGTCATGTTTTCCTCACCTTCTGGGTTGTGTGCGATTATGGTGGTGCAGATGGTAACTATCCCTTCATCAAAAAGGCAAGTCACATGATGTTGGGCAGCATACCTGCTCCACCTGCATTTGCTTCAGAGTTCCCTGCTAAAGAAGCAATGCTTCGGTTAAATTCTGGTGCATCGTCTTCCAGTTCGGTTCATGTTACTGCAGCCATGATTAGAATTAGAGACATAACTTCAAGTGACAACAGGATGGACTGGTCTTTTGGAAAGGATGGGGTGGTCAACCTTGTGTTTTCTGTTCAGCTGTCGCAGAATGACGGAAACTCTGGCAATCTGGTGCCAGTCGGTGGCTCACTCTCTGGAAAGACAGGATGTGTGGTGATGCGGGGAtggtttttgtttatgtttctcTGGGTTCTGTTTCTTTCTATGAGTTTCAAAATCGGGAGCTACATCTGTACCAGGTGATGCTTCGACAGTAATGGTGGTTTGAGCCTATCTCAGGATGTTGTAGTAAACTTCCCCTAGTGACTAGGAGAAGATGCATGTTCTTGCAGACTCGATATTTTAGTTAATTGTTACACTGACTGCAGAACTAATTATTTACGCAAACCGTTTTAAGATACCGTAAAGCGTGTTATATTTGGAATAGCTACATACTGAATGAATGTAATACTGAATTTTTGTTTCAGTACCTTATTTCGTTCTATATACAATTTCGTTGTAATTGAAGGCTTGACATGGTATAACGTAGAATGTAGGGTCGATTTTAAGACAGTTCTTGCTTGCCTTGCTGTCAACCTGAAAATTCAGCAGAAATGCTTGCATGGGTTTACTAACTTGTGTAGGGTCGAGTTTGATCTGCTGCAACCGCGAAGACCTGTTTGAAACTTGTGTAACTTCGTATGTGACAGATAatgcacattttttttaatcaaggaGATAAGAATCACAAAGCATTTGAGGTAAATGTTCAGGATTACGGTTATTTGCAACTCAAACACAAATATAAATTTAGACATAAATGTTCAGGATCTAGGCTGCACAGCAGAAACCTCAAAATTTAATGACTTTTACATTACTCCCTCTGGTTTATTTTCATGCTCTTACTACATAAATGATGCTCTATTATTTGCCTCATGTGCTCTATGTGGTATCGTATCCTTTGTAAAAGTTCTCGAGACGTGGAACTTGTCTGCTGAGGATTACATCTCTCCAGGAAGCATAGTATCCTCGGGTAAATCACACACAGCGATACCCTGGAAAAGAATGAACATGGAGATTAAGATGCGCGAGTGGTGTCAGCAGGTAGCAATAGTGTAAGAGTGAAAAACGTACCTGCCCAGTAAGGTGAGCGACGCATCTTTTCTCAGCTAGTAACTCAGCTTCGCTCTGAAAGATTATCACGTCAAATGAGACAATTAGTCCAAAACTACTACAAAGTCCACACTAGTTCAGTCAATGCCTACAATACACTACTAATTTTCGTGCCAGTATAGTACTTCAATCCAGTCAACAATGCATACCCTTTTTATTCGCTTGCGAAGATAGTCATCAAATTGTATGTCCTTTACAAGTTCATAGTCGCCATCTCCCTGGAGTTTGTGAATAACTTATTAGAAGTGCCTATATCACAAACATAAACACAAGGAAAGGAAAATCTCTTGTATAGACTTACTTTAGATCTGCATGGCATACTGAATACTAAATCCTCTGCTATACCATAGGGATTTCCATTTGTGTAAACCTGCAATGGGATGGTACACAAGGGACGAAGAGCAACTCATCATGAACTTTTGTGGCGTTGAATCAATGCAGAATAACTTAACATTTGCATTTATGATGTTCAGTTTAATATTGATCTGGGGCGTTTTATATGCATGCAATAATATGCAGAGACTTTCAGTGGCAACCAAAAACTAGAGAAGGAAACACAGAAAATTCTACTTAATTCCTTTTGTTTCTCAGAGAGTTGGGCATCAAAGTCAAATGTTTCTCCATCGAAACTAATGGAGTTCTGATCATATGGATTCTCAAGATGGTCTGGTTGTTACAGAAGACAGACAGTATATATAGGCTTACATAATGTGCATCatatcaaacaaacacaaacttACTGCAGATGAAAACCAATCGCCCTCTGGGGTAGGAGTAACCAAAGACTTTATGGCATCTGCAATTGACATGGCAGTTGATGCAGCTGACGATCTTCCCCATTTCTTGATGAGCACACCTCCTCTCTGTGAATTGGATACGTCTTCAGTAATTAAAAATGAGGAGCAGATATGGTTTTAGACAATGTTGAATTATGGAAATATACGTTCGGTCTTACCTTCTGGATAAGTTCGGTAAATTCTTCCTCTAACCATTTGTGATCCTTGATGACCTCTTTGACCGGCAAGCCATTAATTCTAGCATTTAAGAAGTCTGGCACCTGATAAGAATTATGCAACTCTTCTTCAAAACGAGAAGCTAGTGAAAATAATCCACGCTTTTAAAAGAGAATGATTAAATGACCTGGGTGGTTGAGTGGTTTCCCCAGATGGTCACGTTTGACACTTTATCATAGAAGACACCTGCTTTGAGGGCTAGCTGAATAAATCATAAGCCAACTATGTTAAATGATTATTCCTTTTGGTCATGACCTAATATTGATTATTGTCTATTCTACTAATGTTTGCGAGGTATATGTACCTGACATTTTGCTCTATTTTCGTCCAGCCGTGTTAAAGCATGAAAATTCTTTGCAGGTATGTTTGGAGCATTTTTCAAACAGATGAGTGCACTGCATCAGGAAGAATATAAGTAAAAGTGATGGGCATATCTCCGCAACCTGTGCATCCTTCCAtcccaaaaaattgaaaagacaaGGAAGACAATTACTTACTTTGTGTTACAAGGGTTTCCAACTACAATCACTTTGACGTTATGTGATGCAACAGCACTAAGAGCTTTTCCCTGATTTTTGAAACAAAACATATTTGATCAGAAACTATTGAGCCAATGTGTGATAGTGATATCACATAAAATCTAACAGAACCTGCTCGACAAAAATCTGCCCATTCAGATCCAACAAGTCTGCTCTTTCCATTCCAGGACCTCGAGGCTTTGCTCCTATTAAAagagcccattctacatcttggAAAACCTCATATGGATCAATGCCAATGCTCACCTCCCGCAACAACGGAAAAAGAGAATCCTCCAATTCCATAGCAACTCCTGATCGCAGAAACTGTTCTCTTAATGAGCCGCACATATACATAACTTAGAAGGCTTCACTTTTGGTGAACACATTAAGttattgaattcaaaacttgtgCAACTCCAATAGATACATCATTCACTAATTAACTTTTCTTCCACTGTAATTCTAGCTAACTGCCCTAATAACACTGCAGAAACACAGGCACACCCACAACTAGAGGTAACATTGTATATGACGGTGATAAAATATAATCTGCAATGTATCCTGTCCACGATATCTGGATGCTGAACCTTCTTCCTCAAGTGAGACAGACGACAATTGACATTGTTCAGTTCCTCTTTTAAACATAGGGAACAGTAgtattgaagaaagttgaggttccaccataaaaccaaccggcaatatggggagtagcccaaccacttataagcacatgcaaggtccatcctctcatcaatgtgggattcattctcaacacgccctcTCACAtgtggcaaattttcaagcctaacacatgGGCAACACAACTTGGGTGAagtggagcacgtgtggccgttgaggttccaccataaaaccaattggcaatatggggagtcgCCCAACCACATacaagcacatgcaaggtccctcctctcatcaatgttggattcattctcaacaactATTAAGAAACTGGGGAATCTCAGATTTTGCCGACCAACTTAACTTAATCCTTCTAGTTATCAGATAATTAGGAAGTCAACAATGCGATTACTTGATTTGTATGAATAAATAACTATTACTGGTTTAAATCAATATTAAGGGTCACAAAGATTTGTttactaattatattatttgtGTAGGCGATATGAAAATGCTGCTTTGGACTGCAAATGTATGTAAATCTACACTAAATTATGTCTATGTCAGAACCATACCTTCAAGAGCTTGGAAGGACCTTTCAGATCCCAATAGTTTCAATGCAATAGGTTGGTCTGGCCCAAAAACCTCGCCTGATGCAAGCTGGACAGTAAGAAAGCATGTTGAAAATGTTGAACTTGTTAAATTCTAATAACAAAAATGCGATTATATTCTAAAAACTAGAGAGGgttagaatattttttttctctcttttatgCTCCCACACTGTAGCATATCAAGTAAAGGCGCCATCCCACAATTGCATGAATTTCTACATGCTCAGCAAATTAAAGCATAATCCAGTTTCTTGTCAGTTGAGAGTACTACATGTCTCTACAAGCTCTATTTTCCAGTTTAACCTGATATGGTTTAGATTGTTGCAGGTTATCGGAAAGACCGTAGTCTAAGACTAAGATAACATGTAGGCAGGGACTGGATGGTTGCAGGACCCAATGGGAATAGAACTCCTAATTACAGGTATAGAAATATAATGTTTTGAAAGTATTAACAATTTAACAAAATAGGTAATTGCTAGTCAATAAGTTCCAAAAAGAAGGACAAAGTGCAAGAGGTTTAGGATGCAAGAAAGACTTACTTTAAATAGTAGATGATTAGATATCATCCCAGCTGCACCTGAGACtgcaatattaattaatttcttccatgaTTTTGTCTCTTCTTCCTGTGAATTTTGGACCTTATTAGATACATTACTTAATTCATTGCAAAGGAAAAGCAACTGCAGGTCAATAAATAATCAgatatgctctctctctctctctctctctctctctctctctctctcagacacacacacacaaacacacattacAAGCCCAGTTTGGATACTTTAAAACTGCATGTATCTTCAGCAGAAAGTCTTTCACCAGcaacaaacagaaaaaaaaaaaaaaaaaaaaaaaaccccaaatcgACGGTTTTTGTCTGATTCACTATTTATGCAAcaaaattgtaaaacatagaTTACAGTACATAACAAATGAGTCTTATGCAGTAACTACTCAACAAAACAGAGAACATTCTACTTTTGGTAATGAAAGTCTAAATATACTAGAACAGCTCGACCAGACAAATTGACAGACACAATATGTACACTTATATGACAAACTGAAGCTCCAGAGTTTCCCTACTAAGACAAGGTGAAAACCCCACAAATCTATACCAAAGTTCACAGAATCAACATAAACCCAGATAACAAAACGAAGAAAGGTTACAGCTTGGAGATCATAGGTGAGGCAGAACACGCCGAAGCACTCAGGCTTGTTCTTCGGGTCTTCGGTTTGCGCTGGAGCTGCTGGAGCTTGAACTTGACTGACATCAGGAACAagaaaattactactaccacaaaacaaaacaaaacaaaaacccaaaaaaaaaaaaaaaaaaaaaaaaaagaagaaaaaaaagagaaaaagaaatggtGGAGATATGTGAAGATATTAAAGCTTACTTGGGTGCAACAGAGCAACAGATTCTGTCATTTCGAGTGTGAGGGAGCGGCCGAAAGGCGACACGACGGTGAAAGTGGAGATGGGTCGATAAGGGTGAGAGCTGGGATAATTGAAAAAGGTGGGTCTTGGTGTATGAAGGTGTTGATAGCTCAGCTACTGCCATGGTGTTGGCGTGGTAGCAGAGACAAAagatgagagggagagagatgggAAAAGGGGTTTTGCAGAGAAGGTCTGTTTgaagacagagacagagattGGCTTGGAGGGAGgggaggagagggagggagatgaaggaaggaagaaagagagcGTGTAGGAAAAGACGGATTTTGAAATATTAGTCTAAGGCCATGTAAATGACACTTGTCAATATTCCCTCATCCATAAGAAATTATCTGTTTTCTTTCCTAAATTTTATAAGTGATACCAACACGTACTTGGTAGGTACtatcttcatttgaaaattaGATCGTATATATGCTGCCATGATATTCGATAAGCATTCATAATCATATTTGTAATGGTACTAAGTATTTGTAAGTACTGTAGCAAGTCCTTAAAGAATTACTTGTAGTTGCTTCCATTAAATTTTGATGGTTGCGTCCATAATTTAGGACTAGCTGCAGTTGGTTTTATTATTCGACACAAATGGAATAACAATAATCCCTTTTGTTATTACTTATGTGATTGAAGCAAAAGTTTAATTTAGGATTGAAATCTGGATTAGTTTGAGCTAAATGCTTAGGTCTTACaaatattttcaagttttaaccaACCTATTTCAATAGAGATAAACCATGACTTTAGCGTATTCTTTCACTGGTTGAAGATATCAAAAGTTTGATGATGAATTCGGCTTGTTTGTACTTGCCATATTGGTTTCACACAAAACATAGTGAGTATGAACAAGCAAAACCTCCATCATCAAAC contains the following coding sequences:
- the LOC137733352 gene encoding NAC domain-containing protein 53-like, which translates into the protein MARGKENSLAPGFRFHPTDEELVWYYLKRKVSGKNFRFDPISVVDIYKTEPWDLPGKSKLKTRDLEWYFFSFLDKKYGNSSRTNRATEKGYWKTTGKDRPIKHNSRDVGMKKTLVFHSGRAPTGARTNWVMHEYRLSNEELEKAGIQQKDPYVLCRIFQKSGTGPKNGEKYGAPVMEEEWDDDDVTCVPGEEAAANVVAVSEEPDNEAMDVNNGAYVEAFDLDQNLDTGILSESAPPPLNFYHGETSNYIEHYGDFVEDDTKAVMGTGETLEYCEHQMFFGYPEHYETVGNPVKNEYITSQNPEDSKFVDLTEHYEADAKPVKDECFLEPSDGANPSVVNYSLNEPYLDATENKPFGDGLFLETNDLSNPVESTAGFDMLDEYLTYFDANDDISQYIDFDSCGYVPDQGPSDQKLLNGETELQPMGGDHLVQPEPQPMGGEHLVQPEDTDDASLSKKMPECKFESDGNYPFIKKASHMMLGSIPAPPAFASEFPAKEAMLRLNSGASSSSSVHVTAAMIRIRDITSSDNRMDWSFGKDGVVNLVFSVQLSQNDGNSGNLVPVGGSLSGKTGCVVMRGWFLFMFLWVLFLSMSFKIGSYICTR
- the LOC137733353 gene encoding malate dehydrogenase [NADP], chloroplastic-like, producing MAVAELSTPSYTKTHLFQLSQLSPLSTHLHFHRRVAFRPLPHTRNDRICCSVAPNQVQAPAAPAQTEDPKNKPECFGVFCLTYDLQAEEETKSWKKLINIAVSGAAGMISNHLLFKLASGEVFGPDQPIALKLLGSERSFQALEGVAMELEDSLFPLLREVSIGIDPYEVFQDVEWALLIGAKPRGPGMERADLLDLNGQIFVEQGKALSAVASHNVKVIVVGNPCNTNALICLKNAPNIPAKNFHALTRLDENRAKCQLALKAGVFYDKVSNVTIWGNHSTTQVPDFLNARINGLPVKEVIKDHKWLEEEFTELIQKRGGVLIKKWGRSSAASTAMSIADAIKSLVTPTPEGDWFSSAVYTNGNPYGIAEDLVFSMPCRSKGDGDYELVKDIQFDDYLRKRIKRSEAELLAEKRCVAHLTGQGIAVCDLPEDTMLPGEM